The following are encoded together in the Serratia odorifera genome:
- the rluF gene encoding 23S rRNA pseudouridine(2604) synthase RluF — protein MHHSSIRLNKYISDSGICSRRHADRHIKQGLVFINGRMANVGEQVFVGDSVSVNGQPIAPRKAEDLVLIALNKPVGVITSMGKQVRNNIGDWVNHSQRTFPIGRLDKDSQGLIFLTNHGELVNKILRAGNNHQKEYLVSVDRPITDEFIQAMGAGVPILGTVTKPCLVEKIASQILRITLVQGLNRQIRRMCKYFGYQVTKLERVRIMNINLHGLALGEWRDFTDEERRELFRLIEHSSSEASQPATTSIPPRRVTGTAVPSLRCGVAG, from the coding sequence GTGCATCACTCATCCATTCGTCTGAACAAATACATTAGCGACAGCGGCATCTGCTCCCGTCGTCATGCCGATCGCCATATCAAGCAGGGTCTGGTTTTTATCAACGGCAGAATGGCCAACGTGGGTGAGCAGGTATTTGTCGGCGACAGCGTGAGCGTTAACGGCCAGCCTATCGCACCGCGCAAGGCAGAAGATCTGGTGCTTATCGCGCTGAACAAGCCGGTTGGCGTCATCACCAGCATGGGCAAGCAGGTGCGTAACAACATCGGCGATTGGGTTAACCACAGCCAACGCACCTTTCCCATCGGCCGTCTGGACAAAGACTCTCAGGGACTGATATTTCTCACCAATCACGGTGAACTGGTCAACAAGATCCTGCGCGCCGGCAACAATCACCAAAAAGAGTATCTGGTCAGCGTCGACCGGCCGATAACCGATGAATTTATTCAGGCCATGGGCGCGGGCGTACCGATACTGGGCACCGTCACCAAACCCTGTCTGGTAGAGAAAATCGCCTCGCAGATATTGCGCATTACGCTGGTGCAGGGGCTTAACCGTCAGATTCGCCGCATGTGCAAATATTTTGGCTATCAGGTGACCAAGTTGGAACGCGTGCGCATTATGAATATCAATCTGCACGGATTGGCGTTGGGTGAATGGCGAGATTTTACCGATGAAGAGCGGCGCGAATTATTCCGGCTGATTGAGCATTCGTCGTCCGAAGCGTCGCAGCCAGCGACGACAAGCATCCCCCCCCGTCGCGTAACCGGTACGGCAGTTCCTTCTCTCCGTTGTGGCGTTGCAGGATAG